A window of the Henckelia pumila isolate YLH828 chromosome 3, ASM3356847v2, whole genome shotgun sequence genome harbors these coding sequences:
- the LOC140892838 gene encoding DUF21 domain-containing protein At4g14240-like isoform X1, with translation MVLSVNAAAVVGILTRAFYADEQDIAFGNPWWFVFAGVSCFLVLFAGIMSGLTLGLMSLGLVELEILQRSGTSKEKKQAAIIFPVVQKQHQLLVTLLVCNAAAMEALPIYLDKIFHPAVAVILSVTFVLVFGEIIPQAVCSRYGLAVGANCVWLVRVLMIICFPIAYPIGKILDGVLGHHEVLFRRPQLKALVSIHALEAGKGGELTHNETAIISGALDLTEKTAEEAMTPIESTFSLDASSKLDWEAIGKILARGHSRIPVFSGNPKNIIGLLLVKNLLTVRAETETPVSAVSIRRMPRVPADMPLYDILNEFQKGSSHMAAVVKVRKRERKLYSCNGHGMVKKDTFTNPDSQLIFPLLDKNDKQPKSFVINIEKASKNNAVDKGATYKSNGMMEDGCNHLEEDIEDGEVIGIITLEDVFEELLQDEIVDETDVYVDVHKRIRVVAAAAAVSSVARAPSTRRLVSQNPSEASLSKEQLQKCTRENANGW, from the exons ATGGTTTTATCGGTGAATGCGGCGGCGGTGGTCGGGATTCTGACGAGGGCTTTTTATGCGGATGAACAAGATATAGCATTCGGGAATCCGTGGTGGTTTGTGTTCGCAGGTGTTTCGTGTTTTCTCGTTCTTTTCGCCGGGATAATGTCTGGGCTGACGTTGGGTTTGATGTCACTCGGCCTTGTTGAGCTTGAAATTCTTCAGCGGAGTGGCACCTCCAAAGAAAAGAAACAAGCTG CCATTATTTTTCCGGTAGTCCAAAAGCAGCACCAACTCCTCGTGACCCTCCTAGTTTGCAACGCCGCTGCTATGGAG GCTCTCCCCATATATTtggataaaatatttcatccTGCAGTTGCGGTCATACTCTCGGTGACATTCGTTCTTGTTTTCGGTGAG ATTATTCCTCAAGCAGTGTGCTCTAGATATGGGCTGGCTGTGGGTGCGAATTGTGTATGGCTCGTGCGTGTCTTGATGATAATTTGCTTTCCAATTGCTTACCCTATAGGGAAG ATTCTGGATGGCGTTTTGGGCCACCATGAAGTTTTGTTCAGGCGACCTCAATTGAAAGCACTCGTATCCATCCACGCCCTGGAG GCTGGTAAAGGTGGTGAACTTACTCATAATGAAACAGCTATAATAAGTGGAGCACTGGATTTGACTGAAAAG ACAGCAGAGGAGGCCATGACACCGATTGAATCGACTTTCTCTCTTGATGCCAGTTCAAAATTGGATTG GGAAGCTATTGGAAAAATCCTTGCACGGGGTCACAGTCGCATCCCTGTCTTTTCAGGAAACCCAAAAAACATTATTGGGCTTCTACTG GTGAAAAATCTTCTCACTGTGAGGGCAGAAACTGAGACTCCTGTAAGCGCTGTTTCCATTAGGAGAATGCCTCG GGTGCCAGCAGACATGCCTTTGTATGATATCCTTAATGAGTTTCAAAAAGGTAGCAGCCACATGGCAGCAGTAGTGAAGGTGCGAAAAAGGGAGAGAAAGCTCTATTCTTGTAATGGTCATGGGATGGTTAAAAAGGACACTTTTACCAACCCGGATTCACAATTGATTTTTCCATTGCTTGACAAGAATGATAAACAACCAAAAAGTTTTGTCATAAACATCgaaaaggcttccaaaaataaTGCAGTCGACAAGGGTGCTACTTACAAATCAAATGGTATGATGGAAGATGGTTGCAACCATCTAGAAGAGGACATTGAGGATGGAGAAGTCATTGGCATAATCACCTTGGAAGATGTATTTGAAGAACTTCTGCAA GACGAAATTGTTGATGAGACTGATGTGTATGTTGATGTACATAAAAG AATACGTGTGGtggctgctgctgctgctgtttCATCTGTTGCGCGAGCACCTTCAACCCGTAGATTGGTCAGTCAAAATCCATC GGAAGCCTCGTTGAGCAAGGAACAACTGCAGAAATGCACGAGAGAGAACGCTAATGGTTGGTGA
- the LOC140892838 gene encoding DUF21 domain-containing protein At4g14240-like isoform X2: MVLSVNAAAVVGILTRAFYADEQDIAFGNPWWFVFAGVSCFLVLFAGIMSGLTLGLMSLGLVELEILQRSGTSKEKKQAAIIFPVVQKQHQLLVTLLVCNAAAMEALPIYLDKIFHPAVAVILSVTFVLVFGEIIPQAVCSRYGLAVGANCVWLVRVLMIICFPIAYPIGKILDGVLGHHEVLFRRPQLKALVSIHALEAGKGGELTHNETAIISGALDLTEKTAEEAMTPIESTFSLDASSKLDWEAIGKILARGHSRIPVFSGNPKNIIGLLLVKNLLTVRAETETPVSAVSIRRMPRVPADMPLYDILNEFQKGSSHMAAVVKVRKRERKLYSCNGHGMVKKDTFTNPDSQLIFPLLDKNDKQPKSFVINIEKASKNNAVDKGATYKSNGMMEDGCNHLEEDIEDGEVIGIITLEDVFEELLQDEIVDETDVYVDVHKRIRVVAAAAAVSSVARAPSTRRLVSQNPS, translated from the exons ATGGTTTTATCGGTGAATGCGGCGGCGGTGGTCGGGATTCTGACGAGGGCTTTTTATGCGGATGAACAAGATATAGCATTCGGGAATCCGTGGTGGTTTGTGTTCGCAGGTGTTTCGTGTTTTCTCGTTCTTTTCGCCGGGATAATGTCTGGGCTGACGTTGGGTTTGATGTCACTCGGCCTTGTTGAGCTTGAAATTCTTCAGCGGAGTGGCACCTCCAAAGAAAAGAAACAAGCTG CCATTATTTTTCCGGTAGTCCAAAAGCAGCACCAACTCCTCGTGACCCTCCTAGTTTGCAACGCCGCTGCTATGGAG GCTCTCCCCATATATTtggataaaatatttcatccTGCAGTTGCGGTCATACTCTCGGTGACATTCGTTCTTGTTTTCGGTGAG ATTATTCCTCAAGCAGTGTGCTCTAGATATGGGCTGGCTGTGGGTGCGAATTGTGTATGGCTCGTGCGTGTCTTGATGATAATTTGCTTTCCAATTGCTTACCCTATAGGGAAG ATTCTGGATGGCGTTTTGGGCCACCATGAAGTTTTGTTCAGGCGACCTCAATTGAAAGCACTCGTATCCATCCACGCCCTGGAG GCTGGTAAAGGTGGTGAACTTACTCATAATGAAACAGCTATAATAAGTGGAGCACTGGATTTGACTGAAAAG ACAGCAGAGGAGGCCATGACACCGATTGAATCGACTTTCTCTCTTGATGCCAGTTCAAAATTGGATTG GGAAGCTATTGGAAAAATCCTTGCACGGGGTCACAGTCGCATCCCTGTCTTTTCAGGAAACCCAAAAAACATTATTGGGCTTCTACTG GTGAAAAATCTTCTCACTGTGAGGGCAGAAACTGAGACTCCTGTAAGCGCTGTTTCCATTAGGAGAATGCCTCG GGTGCCAGCAGACATGCCTTTGTATGATATCCTTAATGAGTTTCAAAAAGGTAGCAGCCACATGGCAGCAGTAGTGAAGGTGCGAAAAAGGGAGAGAAAGCTCTATTCTTGTAATGGTCATGGGATGGTTAAAAAGGACACTTTTACCAACCCGGATTCACAATTGATTTTTCCATTGCTTGACAAGAATGATAAACAACCAAAAAGTTTTGTCATAAACATCgaaaaggcttccaaaaataaTGCAGTCGACAAGGGTGCTACTTACAAATCAAATGGTATGATGGAAGATGGTTGCAACCATCTAGAAGAGGACATTGAGGATGGAGAAGTCATTGGCATAATCACCTTGGAAGATGTATTTGAAGAACTTCTGCAA GACGAAATTGTTGATGAGACTGATGTGTATGTTGATGTACATAAAAG AATACGTGTGGtggctgctgctgctgctgtttCATCTGTTGCGCGAGCACCTTCAACCCGTAGATTGGTCAGTCAAAATCCATCGTGA
- the LOC140892837 gene encoding uncharacterized protein isoform X1: MCIMNSEMGFNEVYNSLLELFPEIDARVIRAVAIEHSKDPDAAVEAVLEEIIPFFSEISRPTTPLTERSSLGQSPKEAIATAQSVDRLPVNATGSAEEINSNNVNGGHKSDDANDEHDEAFYDTYNGQQDGDGESAISGKFGENNMKISSDMFSRGQPAMWLEETRVNILQHEESVHPERAETVSACKCPEDGIETSSDATLCQTQMSCTDGNKSVGNIVSEAVPNLTMSQSESVVQVVVFPNMNGSNSEVSFPSDTASEMEIANDNVIIEDESTVNDSVSQSSQIHTMGVLDEIISEARNNKKTLFSAMESVKNLMRDVQLKEQAAEQAKEEAAKGGIDLLDKVEEIKLILKHAKEANDMHAGEVYGERSILATELRELQSRVLYLSDERDKSLAVLDEMCQTLKVRLEAAENEINDAEQEKIRKQVSAREAFSEQESLMDRVVQEANILRQHAEENAKLREFLVDRGCVVDTLQGEIAVISQDVKLLKANIDDRVPLSKSHSSPQSSCMIASSSSWLKSSIPDEVEPGPVPDDSTKAQQLMDPVTQVSVDEMARYDRDALIAEGWDFLTTLKRDKDF; this comes from the exons ATGTGCATAATG AATTCAGAGATGGGATTCAATGAAGTGTACAATTCATTGCTGGAGCTTTTCCCGGAG ATTGATGCCCGAGTCATTAGAGCTGTTGCTATTGAGCACAGCAAGGATCCTGATGCAGCTGTTGAGGCAGTGCTAGAGGAGATAATTCCTTTCTTTTCTGAAATATCGAGACCAACTACACCTTTGACTGAGAGGAGTTCATTGGGTCAATCGCCTAAAG AAGCTATCGCTACTGCACAATCTGTGGATCGCTTGCCCGTGAATGCAACAGGATCAGCTGAAGAGATAAATTCTAACAATGTGAATGGTGGGCACAAGTCTGATGATGCTAATGATGAGCATGATGAGGCGTTCTATGATACATATAATGGACAACAAGATGGAGATGGTGAATCGGCAATATCAGGtaaatttggtgaaaataatatgaaaatatcTTCTGATATGTTCTCCCGTGGTCAACCTGCTATGTGGCTGGAGGAAACAAGGGTAAATATTCTTCAACATGAAGAGTCCGTACACCCTGAAAGAGCTGAAACAGTTTCAGCTTGTAAATGTCCAGAAGATGGCATCGAAACCTCATCTGATGCAACTCTTTGTCAGACACAAATGTCTTGCACAGATGGCAATAAATCTGTTGGGAATATTGTTTCAGAGGCTGTTCCAAATTTAACGATGAGCCAGTCAGAAAGCGTTGTCCAAGTGGTCGTGTTTCCTAACATGAATGGAAGTAATTCTGAAGTAAGTTTTCCATCTGATACTGCTTCCGAAATGGAAATCGCCAATGACAATGTTATCATTGAAGATGAGTCTACCGTAAATGATTCTGTGTCGCAATCTAGCCAAATCCATACCATGGGTGTTCTCGACGAAATTATCTCTGAGGCAAGAAATAACAAG AAAACATTATTCTCTGCTATGGAGTCTGTTAAAAACTTGATGAGGGACGTGCAGCTGAAAGAGCAGGCTGCAGAACAAGCCAAAGAGGAAGCTGCCAAAGGAGGCATTGATTTACTTGACAAGGTGGAAGAGATTAAACTAATTCTGAAGCATGCAAAGGAAGCAAATGACatg CATGCCGGGGAAGTATATGGTGAAAGGTCCATCCTCGCAACAGAGTTGAGAGAGCTTCAGTCCCGTGTACTCTACTTGTCGGATGAAAGGGACAAATCGCTTGCTGTTCTTGATGAG ATGTGTCAAACTTTAAAGGTGCGACTGGAAGCAGCTGAGAATGAAATAAATGATGCGGAGCAAGAAAAAATTAGAAAGCAAGTTTCTGCACGAGAAGCATTTTCTGAACAGGAAAGTCTTATGGATAGGGTTGTACAAGAGGCAAACATCCTGAGACAACATGCGGAGGAAAATGCCAAG CTGCGAGAATTTCTGGTGGATCGAGGTTGTGTTGTAGACACTTTACA AGGAGAAATAGCTGTTATAAGCCAAGACGTGAAGCTTCTAAAGGCAAATATTGATGATCGTGTTCCACTGAGCAAATCTCATTCCTCCCCCCAAAGTAGCTGCATGATAGCCTCCTCAAGTTCCTGGTTGAAAAGTTCAATTCCAGATGAAGTGGAGCCCGGGCCAGTCCCGGATGATTCAACCAAGGCTCAACAACTCATGGATCCAGTCACACAGGTATCTGTAGATGAAATGGCTAGATATGATCGTGATGCACTTATCGCAGAGGGATGGGATTTTTTGACAACCTTGAAACGTGACAAGGACTTTTGA
- the LOC140892837 gene encoding uncharacterized protein isoform X3 yields the protein MCIMNSEMGFNEVYNSLLELFPEIDARVIRAVAIEHSKDPDAAVEAVLEEIIPFFSEISRPTTPLTERSSLGQSPKEAIATAQSVDRLPVNATGSAEEINSNNVNGGHKSDDANDEHDEAFYDTYNGQQDGDGESAISEAVPNLTMSQSESVVQVVVFPNMNGSNSEVSFPSDTASEMEIANDNVIIEDESTVNDSVSQSSQIHTMGVLDEIISEARNNKKTLFSAMESVKNLMRDVQLKEQAAEQAKEEAAKGGIDLLDKVEEIKLILKHAKEANDMHAGEVYGERSILATELRELQSRVLYLSDERDKSLAVLDEMCQTLKVRLEAAENEINDAEQEKIRKQVSAREAFSEQESLMDRVVQEANILRQHAEENAKLREFLVDRGCVVDTLQGEIAVISQDVKLLKANIDDRVPLSKSHSSPQSSCMIASSSSWLKSSIPDEVEPGPVPDDSTKAQQLMDPVTQVSVDEMARYDRDALIAEGWDFLTTLKRDKDF from the exons ATGTGCATAATG AATTCAGAGATGGGATTCAATGAAGTGTACAATTCATTGCTGGAGCTTTTCCCGGAG ATTGATGCCCGAGTCATTAGAGCTGTTGCTATTGAGCACAGCAAGGATCCTGATGCAGCTGTTGAGGCAGTGCTAGAGGAGATAATTCCTTTCTTTTCTGAAATATCGAGACCAACTACACCTTTGACTGAGAGGAGTTCATTGGGTCAATCGCCTAAAG AAGCTATCGCTACTGCACAATCTGTGGATCGCTTGCCCGTGAATGCAACAGGATCAGCTGAAGAGATAAATTCTAACAATGTGAATGGTGGGCACAAGTCTGATGATGCTAATGATGAGCATGATGAGGCGTTCTATGATACATATAATGGACAACAAGATGGAGATGGTGAATCGGCAATATCAG AGGCTGTTCCAAATTTAACGATGAGCCAGTCAGAAAGCGTTGTCCAAGTGGTCGTGTTTCCTAACATGAATGGAAGTAATTCTGAAGTAAGTTTTCCATCTGATACTGCTTCCGAAATGGAAATCGCCAATGACAATGTTATCATTGAAGATGAGTCTACCGTAAATGATTCTGTGTCGCAATCTAGCCAAATCCATACCATGGGTGTTCTCGACGAAATTATCTCTGAGGCAAGAAATAACAAG AAAACATTATTCTCTGCTATGGAGTCTGTTAAAAACTTGATGAGGGACGTGCAGCTGAAAGAGCAGGCTGCAGAACAAGCCAAAGAGGAAGCTGCCAAAGGAGGCATTGATTTACTTGACAAGGTGGAAGAGATTAAACTAATTCTGAAGCATGCAAAGGAAGCAAATGACatg CATGCCGGGGAAGTATATGGTGAAAGGTCCATCCTCGCAACAGAGTTGAGAGAGCTTCAGTCCCGTGTACTCTACTTGTCGGATGAAAGGGACAAATCGCTTGCTGTTCTTGATGAG ATGTGTCAAACTTTAAAGGTGCGACTGGAAGCAGCTGAGAATGAAATAAATGATGCGGAGCAAGAAAAAATTAGAAAGCAAGTTTCTGCACGAGAAGCATTTTCTGAACAGGAAAGTCTTATGGATAGGGTTGTACAAGAGGCAAACATCCTGAGACAACATGCGGAGGAAAATGCCAAG CTGCGAGAATTTCTGGTGGATCGAGGTTGTGTTGTAGACACTTTACA AGGAGAAATAGCTGTTATAAGCCAAGACGTGAAGCTTCTAAAGGCAAATATTGATGATCGTGTTCCACTGAGCAAATCTCATTCCTCCCCCCAAAGTAGCTGCATGATAGCCTCCTCAAGTTCCTGGTTGAAAAGTTCAATTCCAGATGAAGTGGAGCCCGGGCCAGTCCCGGATGATTCAACCAAGGCTCAACAACTCATGGATCCAGTCACACAGGTATCTGTAGATGAAATGGCTAGATATGATCGTGATGCACTTATCGCAGAGGGATGGGATTTTTTGACAACCTTGAAACGTGACAAGGACTTTTGA
- the LOC140892837 gene encoding uncharacterized protein isoform X2, translating into MGFNEVYNSLLELFPEIDARVIRAVAIEHSKDPDAAVEAVLEEIIPFFSEISRPTTPLTERSSLGQSPKEAIATAQSVDRLPVNATGSAEEINSNNVNGGHKSDDANDEHDEAFYDTYNGQQDGDGESAISGKFGENNMKISSDMFSRGQPAMWLEETRVNILQHEESVHPERAETVSACKCPEDGIETSSDATLCQTQMSCTDGNKSVGNIVSEAVPNLTMSQSESVVQVVVFPNMNGSNSEVSFPSDTASEMEIANDNVIIEDESTVNDSVSQSSQIHTMGVLDEIISEARNNKKTLFSAMESVKNLMRDVQLKEQAAEQAKEEAAKGGIDLLDKVEEIKLILKHAKEANDMHAGEVYGERSILATELRELQSRVLYLSDERDKSLAVLDEMCQTLKVRLEAAENEINDAEQEKIRKQVSAREAFSEQESLMDRVVQEANILRQHAEENAKLREFLVDRGCVVDTLQGEIAVISQDVKLLKANIDDRVPLSKSHSSPQSSCMIASSSSWLKSSIPDEVEPGPVPDDSTKAQQLMDPVTQVSVDEMARYDRDALIAEGWDFLTTLKRDKDF; encoded by the exons ATGGGATTCAATGAAGTGTACAATTCATTGCTGGAGCTTTTCCCGGAG ATTGATGCCCGAGTCATTAGAGCTGTTGCTATTGAGCACAGCAAGGATCCTGATGCAGCTGTTGAGGCAGTGCTAGAGGAGATAATTCCTTTCTTTTCTGAAATATCGAGACCAACTACACCTTTGACTGAGAGGAGTTCATTGGGTCAATCGCCTAAAG AAGCTATCGCTACTGCACAATCTGTGGATCGCTTGCCCGTGAATGCAACAGGATCAGCTGAAGAGATAAATTCTAACAATGTGAATGGTGGGCACAAGTCTGATGATGCTAATGATGAGCATGATGAGGCGTTCTATGATACATATAATGGACAACAAGATGGAGATGGTGAATCGGCAATATCAGGtaaatttggtgaaaataatatgaaaatatcTTCTGATATGTTCTCCCGTGGTCAACCTGCTATGTGGCTGGAGGAAACAAGGGTAAATATTCTTCAACATGAAGAGTCCGTACACCCTGAAAGAGCTGAAACAGTTTCAGCTTGTAAATGTCCAGAAGATGGCATCGAAACCTCATCTGATGCAACTCTTTGTCAGACACAAATGTCTTGCACAGATGGCAATAAATCTGTTGGGAATATTGTTTCAGAGGCTGTTCCAAATTTAACGATGAGCCAGTCAGAAAGCGTTGTCCAAGTGGTCGTGTTTCCTAACATGAATGGAAGTAATTCTGAAGTAAGTTTTCCATCTGATACTGCTTCCGAAATGGAAATCGCCAATGACAATGTTATCATTGAAGATGAGTCTACCGTAAATGATTCTGTGTCGCAATCTAGCCAAATCCATACCATGGGTGTTCTCGACGAAATTATCTCTGAGGCAAGAAATAACAAG AAAACATTATTCTCTGCTATGGAGTCTGTTAAAAACTTGATGAGGGACGTGCAGCTGAAAGAGCAGGCTGCAGAACAAGCCAAAGAGGAAGCTGCCAAAGGAGGCATTGATTTACTTGACAAGGTGGAAGAGATTAAACTAATTCTGAAGCATGCAAAGGAAGCAAATGACatg CATGCCGGGGAAGTATATGGTGAAAGGTCCATCCTCGCAACAGAGTTGAGAGAGCTTCAGTCCCGTGTACTCTACTTGTCGGATGAAAGGGACAAATCGCTTGCTGTTCTTGATGAG ATGTGTCAAACTTTAAAGGTGCGACTGGAAGCAGCTGAGAATGAAATAAATGATGCGGAGCAAGAAAAAATTAGAAAGCAAGTTTCTGCACGAGAAGCATTTTCTGAACAGGAAAGTCTTATGGATAGGGTTGTACAAGAGGCAAACATCCTGAGACAACATGCGGAGGAAAATGCCAAG CTGCGAGAATTTCTGGTGGATCGAGGTTGTGTTGTAGACACTTTACA AGGAGAAATAGCTGTTATAAGCCAAGACGTGAAGCTTCTAAAGGCAAATATTGATGATCGTGTTCCACTGAGCAAATCTCATTCCTCCCCCCAAAGTAGCTGCATGATAGCCTCCTCAAGTTCCTGGTTGAAAAGTTCAATTCCAGATGAAGTGGAGCCCGGGCCAGTCCCGGATGATTCAACCAAGGCTCAACAACTCATGGATCCAGTCACACAGGTATCTGTAGATGAAATGGCTAGATATGATCGTGATGCACTTATCGCAGAGGGATGGGATTTTTTGACAACCTTGAAACGTGACAAGGACTTTTGA